In the genome of Yarrowia lipolytica chromosome 1B, complete sequence, the window CCGGTCAGTCCACTATCAGCCAGGAAGTTGGCGTGTTTGGCCTGGGTGTCGAGATCAAGCGCGTAGCCGGCAGCTTTGTCCTGGAAAAAAGTAACAACGGGGGTGTAGACTCCGTGGGGGATTGGCATTTTAATTGTGATTTTTGGACTTCGAAAGAGAAAGGGGCCACCTGATAGGACCTCCACACTTTCTACCCCCTCGGCTTGGGTTAGGGTAACGGTAACTGCACGTGCGTTAGCTCGGCATTATCACTCACAACGGCTGGGCAAGCCACGATTGTACTGGGAGTATCCTAAGCACGGCAGATACGCGGCGTCTAAATCCTCCATGTAGAGAGTGAGAGAAGAGTGAGAAGGTTTTCGGAATGCCGAGGAGTGAATAAACAGTAACGGGCGTTGCTTTTCCTTGTCTCACCATTAAAAAAGACTCTTATCGGGGCCATTAGTGGAATATAAAAAGAAAGTCCTCAACGGTGAAACACGCGCACTATAACAGCCCCGTCTCCCACTGATATGAATTTCATTGACtatactacttgtagtacagtagctacagtatatattGTAAATGCAAAAATACCTCAGATTATAAAGAACGTTCAGAATTGACTCCccgacaaaaaaaacaaccaccagTTACCACATAACTGGTGGTCAGCCAAGTCACTATGCGCGCTCGTAACCATATCAAATATCCGATATTCCTTCCGACCATGCACTTAGAGTTTGATTAAATCCGTCCCGATGAGTCATGTGCACAACAGTCTCCGTCGTTAGGACCCTTAGACGATGATTATCGACCTAACGAGACGCATGGATGCATGTCTACAGCTGGCCGCGCAGAGCTGTAGAGTCTTGGATGGAGCCGTTGAGCCGATTGTACGCCAGACAAATGTCTAAAAGTAGCTCGTCCTGCTCAGACTCACTCAATTTTTCAAACTCTCTTGTGTGGCAGGTATCGCGAAATTCCAGGTAGATGGGCTCCACAGCCTTCTGCGCGCCCTTGCGGTCTCCAGCCTTGTATAGGACCGACCATTTGCGGACAACCTCCTCGATGTGCTTGAGAGATTTGAACAAATCCGTTTCGTATCCCGCTTCAttgtccagcagctgtttgagatAAATGTGGTGGCTCCTCAGAGCGCGCTGTCGTGTGCGCACATTGGAAGATCTGACTGCCATTCGGTACTGTCGTAGCGCAGTGTTATGGCAGGATTGGACGTTGAGGGCTTGCTGAAAAGGATCCGTGGGTCTGCCAAATAGGGACATGTTGTATGCTGGATGGTTGATGTAGTTGGTGAAGATTTAAAGACACCAATATGCTGGTACGGGAGGGGAAAGAGGGACGCCAACGGCCACCACTTTTATGGTATACTATCTTATTCCGGACGCCGGTACGTAGCTAATTCCAAGCCGCATAAAGTTGCGGCATAAACCATGTGAGCTTGTGCATAATCTTGCACAATCGGGGGCGCGATTTACAGCATTATATGGCTCGGGAATATGCAGGAGCAAGCGTTATGGACCCATTAGTATCTCTCTGGGGGtggtttgattttttgtAATTGGTTTACACCCCCTACTATAATGTGCGTTGGTGCTGAATAATTAGCTTAACATCAGCTGTGCAGCAACTCTTTCTCGCATTCAACCATGCTCCGAGTTGCAAGAATCATGAAGGTGAGTAAAAACACGATTTTTTCGGGGGTTGGAACTGGCTAACGCAGTGCCTTACATCATCCAAAGCAGCAGCGCTCGACGCTGAGCTCATGGCCCCCTCTGGAGGCTTCTCAATTGACCAACTGATGGAACTTGCTGGGTTAAGCGTAGCTCAGGCGGTTTACAAATACGACAAGTCGCTAGCGCAGGGCAAACAGGTTCTGGTTTTGGTTGGTCCTGGAAACAACGGTGGCGACGGTCTTGTGGCTGCTCGACATCTATGTCACTTGGGCGCCAAACCGGTCATTTATTACCCTAAGCGAACTGATCGGCCTCTGTTCAACGGGCTGGTGACCCAACTGCACAACCTGGACATCAAATTTCTGGACGACGTGAATAAATCTACTTTCGACTCATCGGCTCACGTTATCGACTCGCTTTTCGGTTTCTCCTTCAAGCCCCCGATCCGGGAACCGTTCCCCAAGGTGATTGAGCTGCTTAAGGAAACTAAGACCCCAACCACCAGTGTGGACATCCCATCCTCCTGGGACGTGGATCGAGGACCAGAGGACGACAATGCCTTCCAACCCTCGTCTCTGGTATCGCTCACCGCACCCAAGGGCGCATCTAGACACCTGCTACCTTCAACCCGGCATTTCCTGGGCGGCCGGTTTGTGTCCAAGCACATTGCTGATAAATACGATCTGGAGGTTCCTGCCTACGAGGGGTTGGACCACATTGTTGAGCTTACCCAGAACAATAAGGAGGCTCAGATTTAGTGAGGTGAATAGAACTCTTCATTTTTGCTCAATTGGATAGCACTCTTCTATTTGTGGTCACATATCTCGTTTGTTTGGGGTAAATTTATCCGCCTTGATAGAAAATCCGTTTTAAGGTTCCGTTGGGTTGAGGATGTGGTCTGACATACAACACCCATTGTACATAGCCCCAAAACAAGTGCTCTTGTGATCATAATTTACAATGCAATAAATACTATATACAATCTAATGTATCTGCCTTGCGGCTTTTGCCATTCGCGgcttttgtttttgtggtgTGAGTGCCATCATTTTAGCACCTCTCGAATAGACCGCAGGGGATCACTCACAACCTTGGGGTTGGCATCGAGGTAGGCCTCAATGGCCCGCCTGTGAGCCTCGAGCTGCTTCTTTGTCTTCTCGCAGTCACGAGGCCAGTTGAACTCACCTGTCGGAATGCTACAGACCTTGTTAGGATTCAACAGAAAGTCCACCAAGGGCAGCCAAATGTCCTGCTGCCAGTATCTTTTCCAGCCTCGGGCAAACTGGTGACGGCCATCCCTAAAAGTGGTCTCGATGAAGGACCCGTGGAGCATGGTAAAAATACACGCAGCTACCCCGTAAAAGTCCGTCTGGTAGGTCCATCTCTGGCGCTTGCGCATCTCGTAACAGTCCTGATTGTCCGTATCCCAATCTGCCACAAAGGCCACATTATCGTGGAACATGCTCATGTCCAAAGAACGTCCATAGTCGATGATGATAGCTTGACGACCCTCCGAGTTGTCCACCATGATATTGTCAGGCTTGATATCACAGTGTAAGATGCCGTTATGGTGCATGGACTCCACAGATATGAGTAGATCCAGGGTCCACATGAGAGCAATACCCTCACCAATCTGGCCTGACATTTTGTTGACAGCATCTAGAATTGTACCCTTGAAACGatccatcaccaagacaGACTCATCCTTGAATAAATGAGCGGAATGAATCCTCAGCGGCGGGGTCTGAAGCGGGCCAATTCCCATGTTCCCACGCAACTTGAAGAGGATATAAAACTCCCAGATCGAAGCTGGTTTTTCCACCTTGAGCGCCAGAGCctggttcttctttccGTTATTCACCTCCTCAGCCAGGTAGACGCTTGCAAATCCTCCCTCTCCTAACTTCTTGTTCACCTTGAGCGTGCCATACGGCTCGAGCTCCAGGAAAACAGCATTACGAGGAGAAACCTTGGCCGGAATTCCAAGACCCGTCTGTCTGCTCTGGTACAGAGACTGAGCATTTTCGACTCGTCCCAGagctgtctgtgttagtagTGCCCGCAATCGCTTGTCGAGCGGGTTGTATGTCGGCTGTTGCAGAGTTTTGAACGGAGGTGGGGGCGCTGCAAGCTTGAACCGCTGCTGTTGGATAACAATGGCCCGCTTGTCTGTACCTGGGGCAGTGCGCTTTGCAGCACCAGCACTACCAGGAGATTGCTGTAGCTGTCGCACTCGGTTTTGTTGCTGCatcctctgctgctgaatCTGGTGCTGGTACTTTTGGTGCAtcatctgctgctgtttcaCGTTCAGGCGGTTCTGCTGGTCGCGGGAAGGCGTACGTGCTGCCGGACTCGTTTCTGCAGCTCTCTCAAGGCGCTTGCGACGTCTCACAGAGTCTGTGAGCGATGCACTGGCTGGCGTTCTTTGTGGCGAAACGACGGAGGCGGCATATTTAGGCACCTCATATGCAGGTGACTCACTGTATGGCGTACTGTTCTTGTCGTAGCGATAGGGTGTTTTGCCGGAGTAGGGTCGGGGGCTCTCTGTCACGTCGTATCGTTTCGCCACATGTCGGATGAATTCAGCCTGAGGTTCGCTGGGCACTTTTCGCTTGAGGCTTTCTGTAAAGTCAGAGGTGATCTCACGCTCCCATATCTGGTCTAATTAGTAAGTATTTGAATTGCGTACATACGTGCTGTTTCAATAAGAAGAATGCATACCTTGATCAGACTCATTGTCTAAGTCGCTGTCGTCTTtaatgtcgtcgtcgtcgtcgtcgtcgtcgtcattgtcatcatcatttTGTTGCTTGGTGTCGTGCTTCTGACCCCCAAGCGGCTGGTTGAACATGTCGTAAATGTCATCCATGGCGCCCTTGGTGTGGAGGGTCATTGTGGGTGTTGCTGGCCGAGGACCAGTGGGGGAAGAATCCTTGACCATGATTGTGGTCGTCTTGGCCTTGGGGGTGGCCGGTCGTGCGTTGTATTTTTTCCCGTACAAACCACGCGACTTTGCGTACACTTCCTCGAGACAGAACTCGATACCTCCATCATAGAGCAGGTCCATGTCGATGGAGATGCGCTCGTTCTTTTTATCAGACTTGGGCACCTGCACCTCTCTGAATACGGTAAGCTTAGGGTGTGCAGGCTTGAGCGCTGAGGACGATGGCATGGTTTCTCCGGCCCACGGGGTAGCCTGCATGACATTTTCCTTACGTCTGACAGCGTTAGTTCCGAGGTAACCAGGTCCAGATGAAGCACTAGTGTCGGGAATTTCTTCGTcgacaaacacagacagctTCTTTTTGCGTGGGGCCGCAGTAGCTGGTTCTGTTGCTCCCCCTGCTCCCCCAGAAGCGAGGGCTCCTCCAAACTTCGACGATAGAGCAGGTCTCACTGTTGGGAATGCTGGGGATGTTGATTCGCTTGGGTCAGGAGGGTTGGCGGCGCACCGCTCACAAAACTGGTGGTATCTGCGTTGTAGTCGTTCCACGGGGTGTGCATTGTTGTCAAGGCCAGCCTGATAGACTTCATTAGCTTTGTTTTTGTAGCCGTTGGTTTCTAGCCAACTGGCGTAGTCTTCGTAATAGAGAGCGAGCTGAGAGCCGATACCAAGGGATGCGAGATGGGTAAAGACTTCTCGAGGTGTGTCTGCATACTTGACATAGGTCATCCACGTTCGCACATATCGAACGTCGTTCTTGTAGTGAGGTACATTG includes:
- a CDS encoding uncharacterized protein (Compare to YALI0B23111g, gnl|GLV|YALI0B23111g [Yarrowia lipolytica] no similarity) gives rise to the protein MSLFGRPTDPFQQALNVQSCHNTALRQYRMAVRSSNVRTRQRALRSHHIYLKQLLDNEAGYETDLFKSLKHIEEVVRKWSVLYKAGDRKGAQKAVEPIYLEFRDTCHTREFEKLSESEQDELLLDICLAYNRLNGSIQDSTALRGQL
- a CDS encoding uncharacterized protein (Compare to YALI0B23122g, similar to Saccharomyces cerevisiae YNL200C; ancestral locus Anc_2.49, similar to uniprot|O13725 Schizosaccharomyces pombe Hypothetical protein C15A10.05c in chromosome I), with the translated sequence MLRVARIMKCLTSSKAAALDAELMAPSGGFSIDQLMELAGLSVAQAVYKYDKSLAQGKQVLVLVGPGNNGGDGLVAARHLCHLGAKPVIYYPKRTDRPLFNGLVTQLHNLDIKFLDDVNKSTFDSSAHVIDSLFGFSFKPPIREPFPKVIELLKETKTPTTSVDIPSSWDVDRGPEDDNAFQPSSLVSLTAPKGASRHLLPSTRHFLGGRFVSKHIADKYDLEVPAYEGLDHIVELTQNNKEAQI
- a CDS encoding uncharacterized protein (Compare to YALI0B23144g, weakly similar to uniprot|P47074 Saccharomyces cerevisiae YJL013c MAD3 spindle-assembly checkpoint protein, some similarities with uniprot|O94751 Schizosaccharomyces pombe Checkpoint serine/threonine- protein kinase bub1, similar to Saccharomyces cerevisiae BUB1 (YGR188C) and MAD3 (YJL013C); ancestral locus Anc_5.162), whose amino-acid sequence is MSAPVEFAAFEHAKENIEPTREGRSAASLAAVFGNNSSDAEPERQEFEQRIKDSDLDDDPLQIWLDYINWTKDRYPQGATSQSNLVPLLERATAKFVNVPHYKNDVRYVRTWMTYVKYADTPREVFTHLASLGIGSQLALYYEDYASWLETNGYKNKANEVYQAGLDNNAHPVERLQRRYHQFCERCAANPPDPSESTSPAFPTVRPALSSKFGGALASGGAGGATEPATAAPRKKKLSVFVDEEIPDTSASSGPGYLGTNAVRRKENVMQATPWAGETMPSSSALKPAHPKLTVFREVQVPKSDKKNERISIDMDLLYDGGIEFCLEEVYAKSRGLYGKKYNARPATPKAKTTTIMVKDSSPTGPRPATPTMTLHTKGAMDDIYDMFNQPLGGQKHDTKQQNDDDNDDDDDDDDDIKDDSDLDNESDQDQIWEREITSDFTESLKRKVPSEPQAEFIRHVAKRYDVTESPRPYSGKTPYRYDKNSTPYSESPAYEVPKYAASVVSPQRTPASASLTDSVRRRKRLERAAETSPAARTPSRDQQNRLNVKQQQMMHQKYQHQIQQQRMQQQNRVRQLQQSPGSAGAAKRTAPGTDKRAIVIQQQRFKLAAPPPPFKTLQQPTYNPLDKRLRALLTQTALGRVENAQSLYQSRQTGLGIPAKVSPRNAVFLELEPYGTLKVNKKLGEGGFASVYLAEEVNNGKKNQALALKVEKPASIWEFYILFKLRGNMGIGPLQTPPLRIHSAHLFKDESVLVMDRFKGTILDAVNKMSGQIGEGIALMWTLDLLISVESMHHNGILHCDIKPDNIMVDNSEGRQAIIIDYGRSLDMSMFHDNVAFVADWDTDNQDCYEMRKRQRWTYQTDFYGVAACIFTMLHGSFIETTFRDGRHQFARGWKRYWQQDIWLPLVDFLLNPNKVCSIPTGEFNWPRDCEKTKKQLEAHRRAIEAYLDANPKVVSDPLRSIREVLK